TCAGGAGTGTAGGATCGTTGGGAGGGAGGCGCCGATGCCGCTCCGACGGGCCGATCGCTTGTTCGACATCATTCAGCTTCTGCGCACGGCAAGCCGCCCGGTCACGGCGGCCGCCCTGGCGACGAAGCTCGAGGTGACTCCGCGCACGATCTACCGCGATGTCGCAACCTTGCAGGCGCGCCGGGTTCCGATCGAGGGCGCGCCCGGCCTCGGCTATATGTTGCGGCGCGGTTTCGAATTGCCGCCTCTCATGTTCACGAGCGAGGAAATCGAGGCGATCCTGGTGGGTGTTCGGCTGCTGCGCCGCACCGGCGATGTCGGGCTACAGGACGCGGCGGCGCGCGTTCTCTCCAAGGTGGAAGTCGTCCTTCCGGACATGCTGCGCGACCATCTCGTCTCGCCGATCGCCTTCGTCTCGGCGCATGGCGCGGCGGCGGTGGATGGTCTGTCAGTGATTCGCACCGCGATCCGCGAGGAACGCAAGCTACGCATCGACTATAATGACGAACAAGGGCGGCGCACGTCACGCACGATCTGGCCTTTCGCCTTGGCCTATTATGTCGAGGCGACCCTGGTGAGCGCTTGGTGCGAGCTACGGGACGATTTTCGCCATTTTCGTGCCGACCGCGTCCAATCCTTTGCCGTGCTGGATGAAGGATTTCCCGTGCCCGGTCGTGTGCTGACCGAGAATTGGTTGAGACGATTCCCACGCGATGTAACGCCCGACCGCGTCCTTACCGCACGATGACGCGCGAGACGGCGAGGTGGTCCGCGGGCCGATAGATGCCGGCGGTCCTGTGCGCCAGGTCGGCAATCTTCGTTCTATCAAAATTGCGAAGCGCGGCACTCAGGCCATCACACTTGCCCAACCCGCAAAGGTCGCATAGTCAGATTTCAGGCAACGCGCCCGCGCCAAAGTTCAACGTCGGCCGGGACATCCCCGGTGCCGGGCGCCGGATGGACGACTTCAGAGAAGACTAGACGAAATCAGACGACATCAGACGAGAACCGAGAGGAGTAGGAGCGGCATGCGGATCACCCAGCGCGTCAAGAAAATTCTCGATTGGTACGAGAGCGACAACCCCGGCACCAAGGCCAATCTCGCCCGCATCCTGATGGAGGGAAAGCTCGGCGGCAGCGGCAAGATGGTCATTCTCCCCGTTGATCAGGGGTTCGAGCATGGCCCGGCGCG
This portion of the Acidibrevibacterium fodinaquatile genome encodes:
- a CDS encoding helix-turn-helix transcriptional regulator, with amino-acid sequence MPLRRADRLFDIIQLLRTASRPVTAAALATKLEVTPRTIYRDVATLQARRVPIEGAPGLGYMLRRGFELPPLMFTSEEIEAILVGVRLLRRTGDVGLQDAAARVLSKVEVVLPDMLRDHLVSPIAFVSAHGAAAVDGLSVIRTAIREERKLRIDYNDEQGRRTSRTIWPFALAYYVEATLVSAWCELRDDFRHFRADRVQSFAVLDEGFPVPGRVLTENWLRRFPRDVTPDRVLTAR